The DNA region CTATTTGCTGATAAAATTGATACTCCACCATTTTATGCAGGCGGACGTGTTCCGACTGTCCATCACACAATGGGTGGAATTGAAATTAATACAAGTGCACAAGTTTTAGATAAGGACGGTAATGTAATACCAGGATTATATGCAGCAGGTGAGGTTACAGGTGGCATTCATGGTGCTAATCGTTTAGGTGGTAATGCTTTGGCGGATATAACAGTATATGGTAAAATTGCAGGAGAAAGTGCTGCAGCAAAAAAATAATTATTAGCTTGTTTTATTAATTATATTGCAACCTGCTTATTTTAAAAATTATAGAGATTAACAGAAAGAGAACTCATTTAGATGAAATGAGTTCTCTTTTGAGTTTACAAGTAAACAGTTAGATAGAGTAAGACAAACATTTAAACTATTGTTTAAATGCTGTATAACCTATACAACTGTAATGTGGGCAATACTTATGGTATTTCCACAAGTATTTGTATCTATATTTAACAATGATCCAAAGTTAGTAGAGATTACATCATTGAGTATAAAGATATTTTTTGCAGGGATTCTCTTGTTTGGTGCTCAATCAGCATGTCAGCAGACCTTTCTTGCACTGGAAAAGGCTAAAATATCAGTTTTATTAGCTTTACTTCGAAAAATAGTACTACTAATACCACTTATATTTATACTTCCTATGTTTATGGAAAATAAGCTAAAGGGGGTATTAATGGCAGAGCCGGTGGCGGATATATTAGCTGCCACTACAACTATGGTGTGCTTTGCTATTTTCTATAAAAATGCTCTATCGGATAATAATATAAAGATTTCCAAAGAATCTAGACACTATAGCTAGAACAATACTATAATATAATATATATGGATACTACTTGTTAAATTTGTCAGGTGGTGTCCTTTTATTTGTTAAAAACTGTAACTAATTTTAAACTTTAGAATAATATATATATGATAGACGAATTATATTATTTGTGTATAATAGTTTTACTTTGATAAAATAGCTTGATTTTAGTGTAGATTTATATTTATTTAAAATGGTTTAAACTTAAGCTCTTAGATTAATAATTATGTAAAATTAATTTTAGTATTGGGGGATTTTTATGTTAGATTGGCTTAATAACTTTGATCCATCGATTCAAGCACTTATTGCTACATTATTTACTTGGGGATTAACAGCATTAGGAGCATCATTAGTTTTTTTCTTTAAAAATATAAGCAAAAAAGTACTGAATGCAATGCTTGGTTTTGCTGCAGGAGTTATGATTGCAGCTAGCTTTTGGTCCTTATTGTCACCGGCTATAGAGATGGCTGAGGAGGCAGGTATACCTTCTTGGATACCAGCAGCCATAGGTTTTTTGGCAGGAGGAGCTTTTCTTTATGGTGTAGATAAACTTTTGCCACATCTTCATCGTAATCAGCCAATAGAAGAAGCTGAAGGCATTAAAACAAGCTGGCAAAGAAGTATATTATTAGTACTGGCTATAACATTACATAATATACCAGAAGGACTCGCGGTAGGTGTGGCTTTTGGAGCAGTGGCAGCTAATTTACCTTCCGCATCCTTAGCGGGTGCAGTAGCACTTGCAATAGGAATCGGTATTCAAAACTTTCCAGAGGGAGCTGCAGTTTCTATTCCTCTTAGAAGAGAAGGATTTTCAAGATTTAAAAGTTTTTTCTACGGTCAGGCATCAGGCATAGTAGAACCTATATCAGGAGTACTTGGGGCTATTTTAGTAGTTGCAATGAGACCTATTCTTCCTTATGCATTATCTTTTGCGGCAGGAGCTATGATTTATGTAGTTGTTGAAGAATTGATACCAGAATCGCAACTAGATTCAAATACAGATATTTCAACAATAGGAATAATGTTAGGATTTACTGTTATGATGATATTGGATGTGGCTTTAGGCTAAAAAATATGTGTTGCATTCATTTAGCACTTATGATAAAATATGATTTAATATTTGTTAGGAGGAATCCTGTTATGATTATTATATTAAATACAATAAATTTAAATAGAAACTATTATTACTATTATAGATAAGGTTTGCTGAAATGAAAAAAATTCATAGATGCAAACCAGCAAAGTATTTTAAAATACGGTTTGCGTCTATGATGGTATATTGGCAATTCAAAAAACCACGTAGATATGCACTACGTGGTTTTTTATTTATTATGAATTTTAAACCACGTAGAAAGAAGGTCTATGTGGTTTTTTGTTTTATATAAATAAAACTGAAAAACAAGGAGGTAGTAAAATGGAAGTAAATCAAATTAGTGAAAGGGAAAGTTTTTCAAGTAAGTTTAGCTTTATACTGTCATGTATAGGCTCGGCAGTAGGTTTAGGAAACGTCTGGATGTTTTCTTGGAGGTTGGGTAAATATGGTGGTGCAGCCTTTCTTATACCTTATTTTTTATTCGTGTTTATACTAGGAACGACAGGACTTATGGGTGAGTTTGCCTTAGGTAGATCTAAAGGTAAGGGTTCTATGGGAGCTATTAAGGAAATACTAGATGATAAAAAAATTGCTGGATCATCTATTATATCGGTAATACCAACCCTAGGAGTATGTGGTATTTTCTTATTTTATAATGTAGTAGTTGGATGGGTTTTAAAGTATTTTTCAATGAGTGTTGTTAGTAACTTTAGAAATATAGATGTAGAGACCTATTTAGATAGCTTTTTAGGAAGTAGCCAAACAATAATTTGGCTTGCAATAGCTGTAACTATAACAACTGTTATACTAACATTTGGGGTAAGCAAGGGTATAGAAAAAGCTAATAATATTATGATGCCAACTCTTTTTATAGTGTTTATAATTTTACTAATAAGATCAGTAACTCTACCAGGAGCATCTGAAGGGATTAAATACTTATTAATACCTAAATGGTCCTACTTGTTAGACCCTACAACTTGGGTAATGGCTTTAGGGCAAGCATTTTTTACTGTAT from Alkaliphilus flagellatus includes:
- a CDS encoding ZIP family metal transporter is translated as MLDWLNNFDPSIQALIATLFTWGLTALGASLVFFFKNISKKVLNAMLGFAAGVMIAASFWSLLSPAIEMAEEAGIPSWIPAAIGFLAGGAFLYGVDKLLPHLHRNQPIEEAEGIKTSWQRSILLVLAITLHNIPEGLAVGVAFGAVAANLPSASLAGAVALAIGIGIQNFPEGAAVSIPLRREGFSRFKSFFYGQASGIVEPISGVLGAILVVAMRPILPYALSFAAGAMIYVVVEELIPESQLDSNTDISTIGIMLGFTVMMILDVALG
- a CDS encoding sodium-dependent transporter, producing MEVNQISERESFSSKFSFILSCIGSAVGLGNVWMFSWRLGKYGGAAFLIPYFLFVFILGTTGLMGEFALGRSKGKGSMGAIKEILDDKKIAGSSIISVIPTLGVCGIFLFYNVVVGWVLKYFSMSVVSNFRNIDVETYLDSFLGSSQTIIWLAIAVTITTVILTFGVSKGIEKANNIMMPTLFIVFIILLIRSVTLPGASEGIKYLLIPKWSYLLDPTTWVMALGQAFFTVSLNGAGMVVYGSYIDRNLDIPSSAINTAFYDSLSAILAAFIIIPAAFAFGLDPASGPTLLFITVPTIFKSMVGGHLFGAIFFVSIIFAAISSTINMMEATTEAFMYKTNFNRRKSVIFIGIVSFIIAIPLTLNIDLFGKFSDLVTIYIAPFGTVIAAIVFFWIYGIENARKEINMGAKKPLGKWFEPLAKYVFVLVSAAVIILGAVYGGIG